ATTACATAACACAGTTTCAGTGTACCACTAATTAAGGATTACAATTCATGTTAATGGCAAAAATATTCACGACATGTAGAGTTAACCGTGCATTTCTTATCCAGATGTTAGGTCATGATAGCGTTATGAAggtttcaaaagaaaaactttctcaTAGCCGAATTTTAAATTCCGTATTTTTCTATCAGCTCTTTTGCTTTAGCAATGTACGCACTCATGGCATCTTCCTTCGATAACCCTAGAAAGACAAGACAGATTATCTCACTGATGTATCGGGCAGTTAAGaaagtttatttcacttattaaagAATTAACAACCTTTTTGGAGGTTCCATGCTTCCCATTTAGCCTTGCCTTTTAAATCTAATATTCCTGGACACTCTGCCAAAAGAAGGACAGATACATTTTCAAGGTTATTTTTCACTCTATACTTCTAACAAACATTGTTCAAATGAaacttatcattatttttaaatatattattttaaaaatattaacatacatatacatatatatgaaataccaATATTAATGTCGCCAACTACAGATTGTTTGTAGAGCCCATAGAGTTCTTTCAGTTCTCCGTCATTTGGCcttgttttcatcttcttcacATCTTCGGCGATTCTATCAAAATCAGcctagaacaaaaggaaaaaaaggtgcATGGTGCATTCACTAACTTTCGGCAGGCCCATCTATCTTGGGGGCATCTACCACCAAACACCGGGAactcaaaaagaaagaggaagcttTCAAACAGAATTGGAACCATTACAGTCTGGCTCCACCAGAACTATCGTTTACAGATACCTCTCCTGGTACCTGATAAACAGATAAGATAGGGACAACtatataaaattcttaattatgagcattcttttttttaatgtttatttatttatttttgagagagagagagagagcgagagagagtgcatgcataatcagggaacagacagagagagacacagaatctgaagcaggctccagcctccaagttgtcagctcagagcccgatgtggagctcgaactcacaaaccctgaggtcatgacctgtgccaaagttggatgcctaactgactgagccacccaggtgccccaatactaaaaattcttaatactgaaaattctaaaaactgaagaagacacaaataaatggaaagctattctatgctcatgaattggaagaaataattttgtttaaatgtccCTAccacctaaagcaatctacagatttgtCGAAGCCAATCCCTATCAACATTCTAATGGCACagtttacatagaaaaaaaaacaaccttaaagTTTGTATAGAACagtcaaagcaaccttgagaaagaaaaacaaagctggagtcatcacaCTTCCTGACTTGCAACTActgtatattacaaagctacagtaatcaaaacagtatggtactggcctaaaaacaaacagatcaatgaaacagaacagagagcccagaaataaaagcatgtgtatacggtcaattaatttttgacaaagagccAAGAATGTAGAATGGGGGAAAGGTCACTCTCCtcaccaaatggtgctgggaccaCTTGACTgccacatacagaagaatgaaactggaccactatctgaCACTATGCACGACCCAAAGTGGATTTAAAGTAAGGTCAAGTAAGACCTTTGGTTTagaccataaaactcctagagagAAAATATAGGGGGCAGACACTGGTCTCGGCAATGATCGGATCTGACACCAGAAGCAAGggcaactaaaacaaaaataaagacgtGAGACTCCATCACACTGAAAAGTTTCTACAAGGTAAAGAAaagcatcaacaaaatgaaaaggcaacctatggaatgggaaaaaatatttgcaaatcatgtatctttaaaaagtgcttaatactgttggtgggaatgcaaattggtacagccactctggaaaacagtgtggaggttcctcagaaaatttaaaatagacctaccctatgacccagcagtagcactgctaggaatttacccaaggatacaggagtactgatgcatagggacacttgtaccccaatgttcatagcagcactctcaacaatagccaaattatggaaagagcctaaatgcccatcaactgatgaatggataaagaaattgtggtttatgtacacaatggagtactacgtggcaatgagaaagaacgaaatatggccctttgtagtaacgtggatggaactggagagtgtgatgctaagtgaactaagccatacagagaaagacagataccatatggtttcactcttatgtggatcctgagaaacttaacagaaacccatgggggaggggaaggaaaaaaaaaaaaagaggttagagtgggagacagccaaagcataagagactgttaaaaactgagaacaaactgagggttgatggggggttgggagggaggggagggtgggtgatgggtattgaggagggcaccttttgggatgagcactgggtgttgtatggaaaccaatctgacaataaatttcatatattgaaaaaaaattaaaaaataaacaatgcaaaaatgaaataaaataaaaaatgcttaacatttaaaaaatataaagaactcataccactcgatagctttaaaaaaatcaattaaacaaaatgggaaaggaaggcaAATGGAGAGGGTCCGACGCTGCACAGATCCTCTCGCACCTCGTCACTAGTGATGTGGGTGGAGCGCCAGCCCGCCCAGCGTAGGAGGTGGAGCACAGAGCACCCTCTGGGGGAGGACCAAGAAGCAGGGCatcacctgggggtgggggtgggatggtaGGGGAAGCGGAGCACCccctgggggaggagaaggaggcgcAGCCCAGCAGCAGGGTAGCAAGTGGAGCTCCCTTTTGGGGAAGGCTGAGAAGAGGAGCGGTGGTTGGGCTTCAGGTGGGGCGTCAGGGGTGCGCACTGATAAAGGGCTTCAgaagaaggcaaaaagaaaaagaaaaagaaaacccctcCCAGATAACATTCCAGACAAGTTAACTACAGCTGGCCAGACAACATAAAGAAGTCATCAGGAAAGTTGAAAGAAGCTCAtttgcagaagaaaaatgaaaaatacaaaaaaagaaacgaTTCCCAGAAAGCTGAAGAGAAAGCCTAAAAAGTACAGTCTAGAATGAAAGCGACTTGCTCTAAGGCTGGAAGATCAGGATCTGAGAGATTCAAGACAACAAGCAGGGAAAGCCTTTAGACAGAATTCTTGGTATGGTCCCAGAACCGACAGAACCGTTGTAAATAAGTGCCTGTCTCTTGAAAAGAAGAGGTTACCGGTGAGAACGGCTGCAGCCCAGTTGCTGAATAATGCTTGGGGAAcgcagaaaaaacaaaatgccaaatGGTTTAAAAGACAGtggatgaaaaaaattatgttaattaacttgaatttaaataaataagttaaaaataaataaataaaatggagacaataacaaaaaaaaaagatggcagatgatcagaaacatgaaaactaagaaaatcaaGGCTAAATGAAGAATGAGAGCTTGTCTGTGTAGAACTTAGTTATGTAGTTTAgagaatttttctgaaaaaaatccaatacatcctttataaattaagaaaaaataaataagacatagagatggccaacagacacatggaaaggtgctcaacatcactcatcaccaggaaatgcacatcaaagccactatgagatatgacctcactCTTATTAGGACGgttaaaatcaaaagacaagaaatagtgTTGGTGAGAccttggagaaaagggaaccctcccTCGCTATGGGTGGGAAaagaaactggtgcagccacagtggaaaacaacaaattaaaaatccagctcccacatgatccagcaattctacctcTGGGTGGAAGCAAAACCCGTCTCACAGCGATGCTGGCACCCCCACGGTCACGCCcagtggttttggtttttgctcTTCACAAGAGTCAAGACATGGAAAGTACAAGTTGGGTGTCCTATcaatgaggttttggggtgatggagggGGTTCAGAACCGATGGCCGAGAAGGAATTCTTGAAGAGGCGCAAAAGGGTGATTATTATTAAAGCACGgagacaggacctgtgggcagaaagagcagcACTGGGGTTGTGAACAGTGACTGGTTATACACTATGGAgatgggggaggtaaagtcaagaggaagtgtttttttttttttaatgtttattttttttcgaGAGGCAGAcaagtgcgaacaggggaggggcagagaaagagggagacacagaatccagaagcaggctccgggctctgagctgtcagcaaagggaTTTCCagatgctaaagaagactcatagatcactggaggcctagctattgtcaagctaaggttgtgtttccctctagcaaagcattaacattaggaAAGTAGGCAGTCCCTGGACTTTAGGCTactgataagattgcctttttcttgtgatattactactaaaatatttgtaaattgagGGAGACTCTATCAGTCTAACCATTTatcttctgtcctttcctttgttcttgggcagccaggagtgtctgaggaatgtcacacatatcccacctggggtggCAAGGGGGGTGCgttgtgctagcttgtgcttgaccctcagcttgccttatggtccctcatcacaatgatggatgaacggataaggAAAATATTATACAGACACTTACACACACATcctggaatatcattcagccataaaagggaagGAGATCCTGCCATGAGCAGCAACAAGGATGGGCCCTGAGGGCATTAtgtgaggtgaagtcagacagaGGCCAACAAATACTAAAGGacctcacttgtatgtggaatctaaggtCACTAAACTTAGGGAAAAGGAGGACAGATTGGCAGTTACCACAGGTGGGGATgaagggtgggggaaatggatgAATGTGGTCAAAAGGTGGCAAAAAAAATCGATCAAGAGAAATTTCAACccacatttcttttaagtttaaagcatacaaatataactttttaaaaacaacattacACTTAGTGCAGCTTTGTTGATCCCCCTCATGGAcgcttccccctctccttcctcaatCCAccctttgccatttgcaatagctTTGCTACCAACCAGTCTTTGTCTAGAGCTTTCACCACCTGGTTCCTCTTTGCCCAACTCCCAAAGATCGTCAGGCTGGCCGGCAGCTCCCCGTTGACATATTCTGCACAGAGGAATGTCTATGGGCtcccagaatttttaaaaagattttgttttatattttacttaagtaatctctgcccccagtgtgggacttgaacccatgaccctgagatcaagagctgcccgcaccacagactgagccagccaggaggccCCTATGTGCTCTTAGCTTTATCCCTTGTCTTATAACCTCTTTGTTTCTCTAAAAAGGGCTCTGGTAACTATTTTCCTTAATagaatttttctattctttaaaaaaaataaataaacgttattttACCTTGTGTTATTTAAATCAGGgataagcaggggcgcctgggtggctcagtcagttgaacggccgacttcggctcaggtcatgatctcacagtccgtgagttcgagccccgcgtcgggctctgggctgacagctcagagcctggagcctgtttcagattctgtgtctccctctctctgaccctcccctgttcatgctctgtctctccctgtctcaaaaataaataaacgttaaaaaaataaatcagggatAAGCAGGAAATGTCACCGGCCTGGGTATCAAACAAGAAAAGCTCAAGAAGgcattccacccccacccccattttctttctccaatgCAGAGCTGCCTTTGATCCAAATATCCAAAGTCCCAGTACAGAAAGTGGATAGCCCCAATGTAATGTCAGAACCTCAGTGATCTCAGCAGAGGTGCTGGATAAAGTTTCCTCCAGCGCCAAAGACAGAACAGTAGCACAACTAGGACAGTTGTTTCGTCGTAAACAAAAATCACTTGTAAATCAGAGAGACTGGGTTCTCCAACCTAAATAACCTGGAAAATGGCCCAGCCTCCTAATTAATCCCTACAAGGGTCTAAGAAGCATGGGTGCATGTGACAAGGGTCATACACCCTGCCTTCTCTTTCCAAGTTTCTTTCTAGGAAGTTGCCAACTGCTTTCAACAATGTCATGGTTAAGAACACaggctttaggggtgcctggatgactcagtcagttgagtatctgactcttgattttggctcaggtcatgatctcagggtcgtaagatcaggccccacatcgggctccgtgctgaacacagggcctgcttaggattctctctccctctactgctcacatgcactctctctcccaaaaaacaaaaacaaaaacaaaaacaaaaacaaaaacaaaaacaaaaacaaaaacaaaacactggctCCAGAGCCAGACTGCCCCAATTAGAATCTCAGCTTCATCTCTTAAGAGCTATGTGTCCTTGGAAGTTATTTAACCTGTGTCTGTTTTCTCAGCCAGAATATGGGACAATAATACTACCTATCCACAAGGTTGTTGGCAAGATTAATCAGGTTAACACATGTAAAACAgttacttaagtttatttatttatttgggggggggtgtggagaggagagagagaatcccaagtaggccacacactgtcagtgcagagccgacgtggggctcaaagtcacgaaccatgagacatgacctgagagaaagtcaacagttggacgcttaatcaactgagtcacttAGGCGTCCcaacacatataaaatattttaaatagtgcCTGGGACATGGTGAGTGTTTAACAAAGGctaccattattattttaagtctctttgtggggaaaaaaaaacacctaatgCTAGAGAAAACTTATTCACAATGAAAAATATGTTGATTTAACAAATAATACCAAATTGTCTTTATACACTCAGCTTTATAAGccatgtagaaaaaataaagaccagcAAGAAGTATACTAAAATATGCAAACAGTAATTGCCTCTGATTATTGGTAAGTTTTCTGGTGTTTTACCACTTTCTATACTCTCCAAATGTTCTATAGTGTGCCCCTCTTGTGTCTATAATcaggacaaaatgaaaatgctccATAAGTGCCCACGGCTTCCTAAGGGCCAGGCAGGGCTATTCAGAGGCATAGGGATCTTTGCCTCCAGATTTGCTTGCTGTAAGGTCTTATGCCCTTTCCcagtgacagaaacccaattcCCCTTGGCAAGCCAAGCCTTGAGGAGAATTCTAAGGATTCTCAACAACCATGCTAGGTCCCTGCCTTCCAGGAAGGAACTTCTGGAAAAGCATTCCTCATAATGTGGGGGAACATGGAACCATTTGATAACCTAATGAAACGCTTGGCCCTCTTTACAAGAGGTCAGCCCCTGACACAGTTTCACACACATCTTCAAGGAtccccctttcttctcccttccaggGTAGAGAAGCCCATTCCAGAGCAGGGACCAAGATCATTCTTTCCATCCAGCGTGCCATTTTGTGGGGCCACAACTTGATACATTCCTGCTCCATGGTGTGGCTCCCATGTACCCTCTCTATGGGGCCCTTCCCAGTGCAACCATGAGGAGCTCAAGTGGGAAGAGCACTGGCCTCACATCAGGATcttgggtttgaattctagcTTTGAGAGACAATGCCATGGGACTCTATGTTAGCAACAAAGTTCTTGTGATTCAGActccgccctccccccaccttaaCCTCAGGGGGAAGGTGTTAAGATTAAATGCCATTAAGAAAGCACATATTCTTGATTTCATTCTGTTGACTCTGCCCAGCCAGAGCTCATCACTTGGATCATACTACTTAATGCCTGTACTGAACACCTATGATGCGCCAGGCCTTTGCCAGGCACATGGGGACGAAACAGGGCAGCCGGCGCCCAAGGAGCTCGGGCTCCAGTGGGAGATGAGCAAGTCAACAGTGATCACGTGATACTTGCTATAGTGGAGGAGCTGCAGGCactctggggacacagaggacaGAGTGTCAGCGGGCGTGGAAGAAGCCTTCCCAGAGGACATGGCGCTTAGCCCAAGCCCGAGGGGTCAGCACCTGAAGGACGGACAGGGGCTTGGAAGGGGGCTCATAATACAGTGATAGGTACAGGAACAAAACTGTATACACATAAGAGTATAATCGAatcagtgtgtgtatatacacacttaTACCATGCACATGTATCTATGTATACATGCACCTGTATGTGCAAGCACGTacaggcatatatatatacacgtacacaTTTTTCACACATACTAGAAACGAATCCATCGTGTTAGCAGTGGTTGTCATTTGGGTGAAGGAATTCCTGATGGCCTTTATTTACATTAGTTCTCTTTCCCCAAAGTTCCCACCTTGAACATTTACTTTTTTCGCATATCagcaaaacagtattttttattgtagttttacAGCTCTCTGCTGCCCAAAACAACTTTTGCCTGAGAGAGGCCCCTGGCTGTACCAAGGAGCGAGGCGGTGCGGGTGGGACCCCAGCCGCCCTCGCCTCCATTTCTTAGATGGGAAGAACTGGAGGGGCAGGGCCGCCTGGTCCTCCCGGAGCAACTCGGTGTCTGCCCTCCTGGGAACGTGAGCCTACTTGGCGTTTAACCAATCCCCGGGGTTCACAAGCGTTGCCATAGGGAGCCCCGGCTCGCCATCCATAGATGGCACCGGTGCGGTCCCCACTGTCCTAAGTGGACGCTCGCGAAGCAGGTGGGAGTGTCCTCGGGGTGACAACGGACAATTCGGGGCGGGCGGGAGCGGggatgagggaaggggaggaaacgGGGGCAAGAGCACTGCAGGCAGCAACTGTGCCAAGTTCCAGGTCCGAGCGGCCCGCCGGCCAGGAGCGTCACGCTTGCCACACGCCCCACCGTAGCGATTCcctcgggggggcggggggggcaaaCCCTCCCTCACGGCCTTCGACTTACCTGCAGAGACATGGTCACAAAACCCAACCGCAGCCACACTCCCGACGCACACTCACCCAGACCCCGCCCCGCGGCTCCTTAAATGGCGGCGCGCCTCCGCCCGCCAGCTCCCATTGGTCGCGCTCTGGGGCCGGATGGTTCCCATTGGCCATTGGTTCTGGGGGCGGGGCTGAGCTGTGAGCCGCACCTGCCGTGTAGGAGGCAGCCGTCCGGCTCTCCAGCCTCTCCACCCTCAGTTGCGAGCGAGGGTGCAGCGTGGAACTGGAAAGGGAAGGAGCTGGGAATTTAAATGAGTTCCTCTCCGCTCTTGGCTCGCTCCCCAATTCTTTCTCAAGAGACCATTTTCAGGAAATCCAGAGAGGTCTCTGCAGGGCACGGAAATCAGTGGGGATTcctttttgtgtatatatgtaaaccGAGAAACCTGGACTGTAGGCAGTATATTGAGACCTCTCACGTCTCCTCTCCCATCTCTAGGTACAGTTCATCGGCAATGAAAAAGGCGTCttctctttaaaaagcaaaaatacgtTCTGAACACGTGCTGCAACCACCCTAACTAGTTCTCAGTTAGGGCAAAGGCACAAAACTACGTGCGTATTCAATTTGAGCCCTTTCGCCAGGGGAACAAATCCAATGTCACCGCAGCTCTACAGATACACAGAATGAGGTTGTGATTCACATTGGATTAATTGTTCAAAGAACTGGAACAGCATTTTCTGGTGATATGAGGAGTTAATTTTCCActcttcatttatgtttttatatatttttaaatgtttatttttgagacagagcacaagtggggaagggacagagggggagagaaagaatcccaacctgATTCCACGCTCCAAGCGGGGCGGGAGGCGCTCtgtcccacaaaccgtgagata
The Lynx canadensis isolate LIC74 chromosome B4, mLynCan4.pri.v2, whole genome shotgun sequence DNA segment above includes these coding regions:
- the ACBD7 gene encoding acyl-CoA-binding domain-containing protein 7, with translation MSLQADFDRIAEDVKKMKTRPNDGELKELYGLYKQSVVGDINIECPGILDLKGKAKWEAWNLQKGLSKEDAMSAYIAKAKELIEKYGI